A genomic stretch from Falco naumanni isolate bFalNau1 chromosome 4, bFalNau1.pat, whole genome shotgun sequence includes:
- the LOC121087795 gene encoding glutathione peroxidase 1-like produces the protein MAAGAAGLAGLAGLAARPLGAAEPLALGSLRGKVLLVANVASLUGTTTRDFLQLNELQRRYGPRGLQVLGFPCNQFGHQENAKNEEILLSLEHVRPGNGYKPNFIMFEKCEVNGKDAHPLFTFLKEALPFPHDDPSSLMTNPQYIIWSPVCRNDISWNFEKFLIGPDGVPFKRYSRHFETIKIQDDIELLLQKVPKNVLE, from the exons AtggcggcgggagcggcggggctggcggggctggcggggctggcggcgcgGCCGCTGGGCGCGGCGGAGCCGCTGGCGCTGGGCTCGCTGCGGGGgaaggtgctgctggtggccaaTGTGGCGTCGCTCTGAGGCACCACCACCCGCGACTTCCTGCAGCTCAACGAGCTGCAGCGGCGCTACGGGCCACGCGGGCTGCAGGTCCTCGGCTTCCCCTGCAACCAGTTCGGACACCAG gagaatgctaAGAACGAGGAGATCCTGCTCTCGCTGGAGCACGTACGTCCCGGCAACGGCTACAAGCCCAATTTCATCATGTTCGAGAAGTGCGAGGTGAACGGGAAGGACGCGCACCCCCTCTTCACCTTCCTGAAAGAGGCGCTGCCCTTCCCGCACGATGACCCCTCCTCGCTGATGACCAACCCGCAGTACATCATCTGGTCCCCCGTCTGCCGCAACGACATCTCCTGGAACTTCGAGAAGTTCCTCATCGGCCCCGACGGCGTGCCCTTCAAACGCTACAGCCGGCATTTCGAAACCATCAAGATCCAGGATGATATTGAATTGCTTCTGCAGAAGGTTCCCAAGAATGTTCTGGAATAA